The genome window GGCCTTACAAAATAACTAAGGTCAGCTACATAAAAAGACTTTGCACCATTTTAGAAATCTGTTGCATATTTTCGAaacattattgattattataattTACTAGCTATTATGTGGGACAAATGTACATAATTCAACGTTCTCTGGACATAGTACAGTTTATTTGAATAGATATTGTTCATTGTATTTAggctcatatttatatagtaaaattaAGTAAAAAAGAGAAAGTCTTTTTAAGTAAACTTTAGTTATGTGTGACCCTTACAGCATGCTTATTGATTAGCTAATATGTTGAGGTTTGTATGTACGAAAACGTGCTAGATGTAGTTGGCATAATGTCATGATCGGGTGATTCAGAATATAACACGGCAACATATGAGTTTACgtgttgttgcttttttacaGAAGCAAATGGGAGCCCATTGGTGTGTCTTGGTGCATTGTCCCTATTTTGAATACATGTATCGTTTTTTCGGCAATAAACAAGGTAAGAAATTTAGAATGGATTGATTTCAAGATTTTATCATTGTTCATGTGCATGATGCAATATAATAAGTTGGGTGGCACAACAATTATTGTACAGCGTATTAATTTCGGTTTATTTTAATATGAAGTCATATCAACATTAATTTGgccatataataaaacaaaactagtaaATACTTCTCAAGAGgtattttaatttaacgtgtattatatatatttcagataCGGTTCGTGTGTACGACGAACAAATCGAAGCGATTGACACTGCCATTAAGTTCCTGTATACAGGAAAAGCTTCTTTTGAAATTGACACTGTCGAAGATGTATTAAGTATAGGACAATTTTTTCAGATGAGCGAATTGCTAGATAGTTGTGCAAGTTACCTCGCAAATTTACGACGTTGTGAACATAactgtattaaaatatttttcatagcACGACATTTCAAACTGCCAATGTATGAAGATATTGTCACGTACATCATCACCAATCTAATATCTGTCATTGAATATTCGCCCAACGGCCGGAAAATAACAGGTACAGTCATCAAAGAACTGATCGGCCACAAGTCAGCGTGTACCATAAGACCATTTGTGTTGCGCAATTTTTGTCGCAAATGGCGAAATTACGATGAACATAATCGTCATCGGGAATACCTAGACTTGATGGCTTTGCTGACAAACTTGACGACACTTTCATGTGTTTCGAACACAGTGATCACTGATGTGAAAACACTTGAGGTTCTTATGGTCATAACCAACAAACCAAGGAGTATATACGCGTATGTTGTGGAAGAAGACCGATGGAAGTTTGTAACGAAATTGCCTTCGGCTTTAAGTCAAAGCTCTTTCTGGCGTGACGAAACAACTTTACTTGCAGTTGACCCGAATGGAGAATCTGTCTTTGCTTTGAAAAATGACTACACAAAATCATATGCTACTAATAATATTAGCGTACGCATTcacaaatatgatttaaacagTGAGTCTTGGTCAGAACACAACCCGTCATTCGTTTTCAACGACTCAAACATTATACAAATGCAAGTGAATCGTGTAATGTGTTTAAATGGAAAGCTGCATTTGGTAATCACGacattaaatgttatttcaaagcCGAAAAGAATTATGTTATTGACATGGAAGGAAGAGACAGGGACATTTACAAAGTCGTTCCTTTTTAGATTCAATCCGCGCTCAACTGTCTTGGAAGATGTTAACTCGTGCATCTTAAACAACAATGACATCTGTGTAGTGTGCAGTGTCAAACGCTATTCCGAAAGAGAAATAAAACTTGTTGTGCAAGATGTGAAGTCCAAGGAAGTTAAACTACTAAGGCCAGTAAGTAAAGAAGTGTATGATGGGAAAGCCTGCAAACTTCTTACATTTCCAAACAACGATGATGTTTGTATCGCCACTCTAGACAGCCCATGGTATACAATTGTCAACGTAAATACTGGAACACTTGTACACAATAACGATTGGTTGTTCAAGGAACCAAAACAAGCTTTGTCAAAACAAATGGGTCGTTTCATTTCGGGAAATTTCGAGAAATCCGTGTTCGTACTGGACAGTGAAAGTAATCggggttttcaattttattatggATCAAAAACCTGGTATAGAATTCCAACCCTTGAGTACAAAGTTGGTAGTGGTGCGATTGTTCAAGCCACCTTACCGTCAACTATGCTGCATAAATTATCTGACACTCTAAAGTGTGAATGTAAACTTTTGGAATTGTTATGAATATGTACAACAAATCCAACCAAACAGCATACTCGATATGTATTATGAcaagtatatattattttacacGAGAAGTCATCACTATGTATTATTAATAAGAGGCCTTATTGTACACGAGGATTCAAAACAACACACCAATAAATAGACAATGGCTAATGAAATCCATAAGATATTGGAAACATGGGAAAGACGATACGTGTAACAAAATGATGCGTTTTATTCCAAATTACATATGATGTAAAACATTGCGTCATCGTCATTGTGGGATTTTGCAGGACTACATCCGACTCCCTTAATAGACAATCCTAGAATCGATAAATTTACCGCCGTCAAATTGGTTATTACGTGACCTGCTGCCATGACGGTACTGAGAAATCTGGTAGACTACAGCGTCAAAGATCTCACAATAACCAAAAATTGGAGACATTAATGAATTGTATTTCacattgttaaaaatataaaagttagATTTCTAGCATATGTGTCTCTACAATAATATTCCGTGACAACATGTTTATGGCCGAAATAGCTGTGTGTTTTAAGTACtcctttcagtaatgcctttgcttaaaacacaattatttcatttttaaatgtaattattcgactataaatttaaagtttatatcagcatctaaagtctgaagtaaactaTGTAATTTATAGCGTTAATAGTTCCGGGGATATTATTAAGCaaaactttgaaatatttatttccgAACTCAGATGTCTGCCTTTGTTTAAAATTTCAACTAATTGCGGAGATAGTCATTAAGAAAAATTTAAAGATTCAAGACCGAtgcagactttttttatgaataaa of Dreissena polymorpha isolate Duluth1 chromosome 15, UMN_Dpol_1.0, whole genome shotgun sequence contains these proteins:
- the LOC127860582 gene encoding uncharacterized protein LOC127860582, with amino-acid sequence MVELRANTRLREHLYEQAVTKSEFCDVTLEFGPPNKMKQMGAHWCVLVHCPYFEYMYRFFGNKQDTVRVYDEQIEAIDTAIKFLYTGKASFEIDTVEDVLSIGQFFQMSELLDSCASYLANLRRCEHNCIKIFFIARHFKLPMYEDIVTYIITNLISVIEYSPNGRKITGTVIKELIGHKSACTIRPFVLRNFCRKWRNYDEHNRHREYLDLMALLTNLTTLSCVSNTVITDVKTLEVLMVITNKPRSIYAYVVEEDRWKFVTKLPSALSQSSFWRDETTLLAVDPNGESVFALKNDYTKSYATNNISVRIHKYDLNSESWSEHNPSFVFNDSNIIQMQVNRVMCLNGKLHLVITTLNVISKPKRIMLLTWKEETGTFTKSFLFRFNPRSTVLEDVNSCILNNNDICVVCSVKRYSEREIKLVVQDVKSKEVKLLRPVSKEVYDGKACKLLTFPNNDDVCIATLDSPWYTIVNVNTGTLVHNNDWLFKEPKQALSKQMGRFISGNFEKSVFVLDSESNRGFQFYYGSKTWYRIPTLEYKVGSGAIVQATLPSTMLHKLSDTLKCECKLLELL